In Nicotiana tabacum cultivar K326 chromosome 19, ASM71507v2, whole genome shotgun sequence, one DNA window encodes the following:
- the LOC107807981 gene encoding partner of Y14 and mago produces MATRGGEDEAKQMAAELSKTLKEGERLLAPTRRPDGTLRKPIRIRAGYVPQDEVAVYQSKGALWKKEMESLQDVPPGYDPVMEAKPKSKAAKRNERKKEKRQQAAVEKGKNPESGEVSSAENSVGVPEQVESVMSQINSLAISANPVVPPSNSIESSAVGDSVQDIDKKIRALKKKIRLTEAQQQKTEEKDMKSEQLEKVAKLESWRKELKVLEDKKAELEA; encoded by the exons ATGGCGACCAGAGGAGGAGAGGACGAAGCGAAACAAATGGCAGCTGAGCTAAGCAAAACCCTAAAAGAAGGAGAAAGACTTCTCGCGCCAACCCGACGCCCCGACGGAACCCTCCGTAAACCCATTCGTATTAGGGCTGGTTATGTGCCTCAAGATGAAGTTGCCGTTTACCAATCTAAAGGCGCTCTT TGGAAGAAGGAAATGGAGTCATTGCAGGATGTTCCGCCGGGGTATGATCCGGTGATGGAGGCTAAACCTAAGTCTAAAGCTGCCAAGCGGAATGAAAGGAAGAAGGAAAAGCGTCAACAG GCTGCAGTTGAGAAGGGTAAGAATCCAGAGAGTGGTGAAGTCTCATCTGCTGAAAATTCAGTTGGCGTTCCAGAGCAGGTTGAGTCAGTTATGTCCCAGATAAACAGTCTTGCGATATCTGCAAATCCTGTTGTCCCCCCTTCAAATTCAATCGAGTCTTCTGCCGTGGGAGATAGTGTGCAGGACATTGACAAAAAGATCCGAGCTCTGAAGAAAAAG ATTCGGCTGACAGAAGCTCAACAGCAGAAGACTGAGGAGAAGGATATGAAGTCAGAACAGCTGGAAAAAGTGGCTAAGTTGGAAAGCTGGCGAAAAGAGTTAAAGGTTTTGGAGGATAAAAAGGCTGAACTGGAAGCATGA
- the LOC107807980 gene encoding uncharacterized protein LOC107807980: MPKSKRNRAVTLSKTKKKGKEHKENIVNTIRECAEKYSSAYVFSFENMRNLKFKEFRDQLKSSSRFFLGSNKVMQVALGRSVSDEIRPGLHKISKLVRGDSGICFTNLLKEEVQRLFNEFEEYDFARTGSAATEKVELQEGPLDQFTHEMEPFLRKQGMPVRLNKGIVELVSDFVVCEEGKPLSPEAARILRLLGIKMATFRLNLICRWTPDEFEIYREGLEESDIESS, encoded by the exons ATGCCGAAGTCGAAGCGTAATAGAGCCG TGACCTTgtcgaagacgaagaagaagggGAAGGAGCACAAAGAAAATATAGTAAATACAATAAGGGAATGTGCGGAAAAGTATAGTTCAGCTTACGTCTTTAGTTTCGAGAACATGAGAAATCTCAAGTTCAAGGAGTTTAGAGATCAGCTCAAATCCTCTAGCAG aTTTTTCCTTGGATCGAACAAAGTCATGCAGGTAGCACTTGGGCGGTCAGTCTCCGATGAGATTAGACCTGGTCTCCATAAGATTTCTAAG CTCGTACGTGGAGATTCAGGCATTTGCTTTACTAATTTATTAAAGGAAGAGGTCCAAAG GTTGTTTAACGAGTTTGAAGAATACGACTTTGCAAGGACTGGCAGTGCTGCAACAGAAAAG GTGGAGCTACAAGAAGGCCCTCTTGATCAGTTCACTCATGAGATGGAGCCATTCCTACGAAAGCAGGGGATGCCAGTTCGATTGAACAAAG GTATTGTGGAGCTTGTATCTGACTTTGTTGTATGTGAAGAAGGGAAGCCATTGTCACCGGAGGCAGCTCGCATACTG CGTCTGCTTGGTATCAAGATGGCTACTTTCCGGCTCAATTTAATATGCAGGTGGACTCCTGATGAATTTGAAATCTACAGAGAAGGATTGGAAGAGTCAGATATTGAATCCTCATAG